CCCCGATCGCCGCCCCGAGGCCGCTCGCACCGCCCGCCGCCAGGTGCTGGACAAGATGGTCCGCGCCCGCGTGATCAGCGAGGCCGAGGCCCACGAAGCCGAGACCGAACCCCTGCCCGGCCGCGCCCCTTTCCCGGCCATGGCCTGGCACGCCGCCGGCGAACTGGCCCGCGCCGCGCCGGTGAGCCAGGCCACCGTGGTCTCGACGATAGACGCGCGATTGCAGTCGAAGCTCGAACCCCTCGCCGCCCAGGTCGCCCGCGGCCAGGGCCCGGAGGCCACCGCGGCCATTCTGGTCGTGGAGATTGAGGGCCGCGCCGTGCGCGCCGCCGTCGGCTCCGGCGGGTTGCAGCGGCCCGGCGGCTGGATCGACATGACCCGCGCCGTCCGCTCGCCCGGCTCGGCGCTCAAGCCCTTCATCTACGGCTTCGCCTTCGACGACGGGATCGCCGCGCCCGACACCCAGATCGAGGACGCCGCGCGGCGGTTCGGCGACTACCAGCCTGAGAACTTCGACCGGGTCTTCCGGGGCAAGGTCACGGCCCGCGAGGCCCTGGCCAATTCGCTCAACGTCCCGGCGGTGGAGCTGCTGGACAAGCTGGGCCCGGCGGCCTTCGAGGCCCGGGTGGACGCAGCGGGCGTGAACCTGGTCCGGCCGCGCGCCGAGACCCGCGCGGCGGGCCTGGCCATGGCCCTGGGTGGGGTGGGCATCACCTTGCGCGACCTGGCGGTGCTCTATGCGGCCCTGGGCGACGGCGGGGTTGCCAAGCCGCTCGCCTGGACGCAGGTCGAGGCCGCGCGGCGCGAGGGCCAGGGCGGTGAGCGGCTGATGCGCCCCGAAGCCGCCGCCCAGGTGCTGGACATCCTGCGTGAGACCCCGCCGCCGGCCGGCTCGACCCCCGTGGCCCTGACCCGCGGCCGCCCGGTCATGGCCTTCAAGACCGGCACCTCATACGGCTTCCGCGACGCCGTGGCGGCCGGCATCGTCGGGCGCTACGTCATCGTGGTCTGGACAGGCCGGGCCGACGGCGGCGCGCGCGGAGGGCTGACCGGCCGCGACGCCGCCCTGCCCCTGCTGTTCGACGTGGCCGACCAGCTCGACGCCCCCGCCTCCGCCCCCCGGCCGATCGCCCCCCGCGCCGCGCCACAGGCGCTGGAAAGACTGGAACAGGCCGACCAGGGCCCACGGCTGATCTTTCCGCCGGACGGCTCGACCGTGCAGGTGGAGGCCTTCGGCCCGCCCGCGCGCGGCCTGGTCCTGGCCGCCGGGGGCGAAGGCTTGGCCTGGTACGTCGAAGGCGCCCCCCTCGCCGCCGAACCGGTCTCCGGCCGCACGGTCTGGCGCCCGAAAGGCCCGGGCTTCTACCGGCTGACCGTGGTGGATGCGCAGGGCCGCAAAGCCTCGGCGCGCGTGCGGGTCAAGGGCGGTTAGGTCCCAGATGCTCCCCCTCTGGGGCAGCTGTCGGCGAAGCCGACTGAGGGGGACTTTGACCCTTGCATTGTGGGCTTCAACCCCCTCCGTCACGTCGCCGAAGACGGCGACGCGCCACCTCCCCCAGAAGGGGAGGACCTAGGAATCAGCAGCTAGACCGGCTTGGCGTCCGGCTGATTGTCGGGGTGGGCGGCGATGAAGGCGTGGTGCTGGGCGGCGTGCTCGGCCACTGCGCGGATCGCCGGGAACGCCTCCAGATCGACCTTGTAACGCTGGGCCGAATAGACCTGCGGGATCAGGCAACAATCGGCGAGCGTGGGCGTGTCGCCGAAGGCGAACCCCTGGCCGTACTTGGCGACCATCGGCTCCAGGGTCTGGAAGCCGTCGACGATCCAGCGTTCCACCCACTTTGCGCGGCGGGGCGCGCTGACCTCCATGGCCTCCAGCGCCCGGTTCACCCGCATGTTGTTCAGCGGATGGATGTCGCAGGCCACGATGTCGGCCATGGCTCGGACACGGGCGCGGTCCAGGGCGGTCTTGGGCAGCAGGGCGGGCTCGGGATGGGTCTCGTCCAGCCACTCAAGGATCGCCAGGCTCTGGGTGAGGATCTCACCGTCCCCGATGTCCAGCGCCGGGGTCAGCCGTTGCGGATTGACCGCGCGATAGGCCGCCTGGTGCTGGTTCCCCTCCAGCAGGTTCACCGCGACATAGCCGTAGTCGAGGCCCTTGAGCTGCAGGCCGATGCGCACGCGGTAGGGGGCGGTGGCCCGCCAATAGGAGTGAAGGGTCAGACTCATGCTGTCACCGTGAACTGGAGTTGGCCGACGCCCTCGACCTCGCCGGTCACGAGGTCTCCCACCGCCACGGGCCCGACGCCCTCGGGGGTGCCGGTGAAGATCAGGTCGCCGGGAGCCAGGGTCCAGAGCTTGGAGGCTTCGGATATGATCTCGGCCACGTTCCAGATCATGTCGGCGACCGTGGCGTCCTGGCGGACCTCGCCGTTGACCGAGAGGGTGATGCGGCCCTGCGGCGCCGCGCCCGTCCAGGGCCGGATAGCCGAGATCGGAGCCGAGGCGTCGAAGCCCTTGGAGGCGTCCCAGGGCTGGCCCTTGTCCTTGGCGGCGTTCTGCAGGTCGCGGCGGGTGAGATCGACGCCGACCGCGTAGCCGTAGATCAGGGTGAGGGCCGTCTCGACCGAGATGTCCCGCCCGCCGAACTTCAGGGCCACCACCAGCTCGATCTCGTGATGCAGATTCGCCGTGCGCGGCGGATAGGGCACGGCCTGGCCCGGTGGCGCCACGGCGTCGGCCGGCTTGGCGAAGAAGAACGGAGGATCGCGGTCGTCGCCGCCCATCTCACGGCGGTGGGCGGCGTAGTTCCGCCCCACACAAAGGATCCGACGGACCGGGAAGGCGGCCGCCTCCCCCTCAACAGGAACGGTGGGCGTGGGCGGCGGGGCCAGGACGTAGTCGGTCATGCCTGCGCCCTTACGCCCGACGCGCCCGACTGTGAAGGCCGGCATTGACAGACGAAGCGTCAGGCGGGTCCAACGGGCGACAAGCAGCATCGAGGACGCCATGACCGACGCCCCCAACAACGGCCCCCTCAAGGACCTGAAGGTCGTAGAGATGGGCACCCTGATCGCCGGCCCGTTCTGCGGCCAGATCCTGGGTGATTTCGGCGCCGATGTGATCAAGATTGAGGATCCGAAGACCGGCGACCCCATGCGCCAGTGGGGCCGCAGCCTGCCCAAGGGCCTCTCGCCCTGGTGGCCGGTGATCGGACGCAACAAGAAGTCGGTGGGGTTGGACCTGCGCACGCCGGAAGGCCGCGCCATCGCCCAGGACCTGATCGCCCAGGCCGACGTGCTGATCGAGAACTTCCGGCCGGGCACCTTGGAGAAGTGGGGCATGGACTACGCCACGCTTAGCGCCCGCAACCCGCGCCTGATCATGGCCAGGGTGTCTGGCTTCGGCCAGACCGGGCCCTATTCCAGCCGGGCGGGATATGGA
This genomic stretch from Phenylobacterium sp. LH3H17 harbors:
- the pbpC gene encoding penicillin-binding protein 1C: MRQLTLALIALLTVEVAVFVLDAALPPDLSRGARSSPVALDRRGVWLRALPVENGRWRIRADLSRTDPSFLRRMIAVEDERFWLHRGVDPLAVARAGGGALASGAITSGASTLTMQTARLLEPRPRNLGSKLIEMIRSLQIEARLSKREILALYLTLAPYGGNLEGVRAASLSYFGQEPETLTLGQQALLIALPQSPEARRPDRRPEAARTARRQVLDKMVRARVISEAEAHEAETEPLPGRAPFPAMAWHAAGELARAAPVSQATVVSTIDARLQSKLEPLAAQVARGQGPEATAAILVVEIEGRAVRAAVGSGGLQRPGGWIDMTRAVRSPGSALKPFIYGFAFDDGIAAPDTQIEDAARRFGDYQPENFDRVFRGKVTAREALANSLNVPAVELLDKLGPAAFEARVDAAGVNLVRPRAETRAAGLAMALGGVGITLRDLAVLYAALGDGGVAKPLAWTQVEAARREGQGGERLMRPEAAAQVLDILRETPPPAGSTPVALTRGRPVMAFKTGTSYGFRDAVAAGIVGRYVIVVWTGRADGGARGGLTGRDAALPLLFDVADQLDAPASAPRPIAPRAAPQALERLEQADQGPRLIFPPDGSTVQVEAFGPPARGLVLAAGGEGLAWYVEGAPLAAEPVSGRTVWRPKGPGFYRLTVVDAQGRKASARVRVKGG
- the maiA gene encoding maleylacetoacetate isomerase — its product is MSLTLHSYWRATAPYRVRIGLQLKGLDYGYVAVNLLEGNQHQAAYRAVNPQRLTPALDIGDGEILTQSLAILEWLDETHPEPALLPKTALDRARVRAMADIVACDIHPLNNMRVNRALEAMEVSAPRRAKWVERWIVDGFQTLEPMVAKYGQGFAFGDTPTLADCCLIPQVYSAQRYKVDLEAFPAIRAVAEHAAQHHAFIAAHPDNQPDAKPV
- a CDS encoding fumarylacetoacetate hydrolase family protein, with product MTDYVLAPPPTPTVPVEGEAAAFPVRRILCVGRNYAAHRREMGGDDRDPPFFFAKPADAVAPPGQAVPYPPRTANLHHEIELVVALKFGGRDISVETALTLIYGYAVGVDLTRRDLQNAAKDKGQPWDASKGFDASAPISAIRPWTGAAPQGRITLSVNGEVRQDATVADMIWNVAEIISEASKLWTLAPGDLIFTGTPEGVGPVAVGDLVTGEVEGVGQLQFTVTA